In the genome of Curtobacterium sp. MCLR17_036, the window CCCGTCCGTCCGACCGTCAGCCCAGGCGGATGCCGAGCAGGGCGTCGACCAGGTCGACGAGCTCGGGCGTGACCGCGGTGCCGCCCGCGATCGCGGTGTCGACCGCGGCGACGGCACCCGGGGTGTCGAGGTCGTCGGAGACACGAGCGCGGATGCGGGCCGCCACGTCGGCGGCGTCGTCGGCGTGTCCCGCGGCCGAGCCGGAGGCCCAGGCGTCCCAGCCCGCGAGCCGCGTGGTGGCGCTCGTGAGCTCGGTGTCGAACCACTCCCAGTCGTCGGAGTACTTGTGCGAGAGCAGTGCGAGGCGGATGGCCCGGGGGTCCGCGCCGTCGTCGAGCAGCCCGCGCACGGTGACGAGGTTGCCGAGCGACTTCGAGATCTTCGTGCCCTGGTAGGCGATCATGCCGGTGTGCACGTAGGCGTGCGCGAGGGGCTGGTGTGCGAGCGCGGCGGCGTGCCCGGCGCTCATCTCGTGGTGCGGGAAGACGAGGTCGCTGCCGCCGCCCTGCACGCTGATCGGCAGGCCGAGGCGGTCGCCGGCGATGACGCTGCACTCGATGTGCCAGCCGGGGCGTCCGGGGCCGATCTCGGTGTCCCAGGACGGTTCGCCCTCGCGCGCGGCGCGCCAGAGCAGTGGGTCGAGCGGGTCCCGCTTGCCGGGGCGTTCCGGGTCACCGCCGCGCTCGGCAGCGAGCGTCAGCATGGTGTCGCGGTCGAGACCGCTCTCGTCGCCGAGCTTCCACGACTCGGTCGGGCGCGTCACGTCGAAGTACAGGTCGTCGCCCTCGGCGCCGTCGGTCGGCACCTCGTAGGCGTAGCCGGTCTCCTGCAGGAACGAGACGGCCTCGGCGACGCGGTCGACCTGGTCGGTCACGGCCACGAAGTCGTCGGGCGGCAGGATCCGGAGCGACTCCATGTCGCGACGGAACAGGTCGATCTGCGAGGCGGCGAGCTCGCGCCAGTCGACACCGTCGCGGGCGGCGCGCTCGAGCAGGGGGTCGTCGACGTCCGTGACGTTCTGCGCGTACTCGACGTCGAGCCCCGCGTCACGCCAGGCCCGGCCGAGCGTGTCGAACGCCAGGTACGTCGCCGCGTGCCCGAGGTGGGTCGCGTCGTAGGGGGTGATGCCGCACACGTAGAGCGCGGCGCGGTCCTCGCCACGGCTCGGGTCGACCGGCTTGCCGGTCGCCGTGTCGTGCACGACGGGTCGCGGCGCCGCACCGGCGACGTCGGGAAGGGACGGGGCCTGCCAGGCCCTCACGGCTGGATCACTCCGAGCGACAACAACACGATCAGAACGATACCCAGTGCGATCCGGTAGACCACGAAGGGCATGAAGCTCCGCTTGCTGATGTAGTTCATGAACGCCGCGATGACGACGAAGCCGACGAGGAACGCCACCACCGTCGCGATGAGCGTGTCGGCGATGCCGAACGGCGCGCCGGTGTCGCCGAGGCTCGTCGCGGCCTCGTACAGGCCGGACAGGAACACGGCGGGCACGGCGAGCAGGAACGCGAACCGGGCGGCTGCCGGCCGGGTGTAGCCGAGGGCGAGGCCCATCGACACGGTGGCGCCGGACCGCGAGACGCCTGGGACGAGCGCGAGCACCTGCGCCAGGCCGATGAGCACGCCGCCGCCGAACGTCATGTGCTCGATGCGGCGTTCCTTGCGGCCGACGCGGTCGAGCACACCGAGCACGACCCCGAAGACGATGAGCACGATCGCGACGATCCAGAGCGACCGGAAGGTGGTCTCGATGGAGTCCTTGAGCAGCAGCCCGGCGATGCCGATCGGGATGGTGCCGATGATGACCAGCCAGCCGAGCCGGACGTCCGGGTCGCCCTGCGGCACGTCCCGTCGGAACACCGAGCGGAACCACCGCCCGATGATCCGGGTGATGTCCTTCCAGAAGTAGATGAGCACCGCGGTCTCGGTGCCGAGCTGCGTCACCGCGGTGAAGGCCGCTCCGGGGTCCTTCGCGTCGGGCAGGAACAGCCCGACGATGCGCAGGTGTGCGCTGGACGAGACCGGCAGGAACTCGGTCAGCCCCTGGACGAAGCCGAGGAAGATCGCCTCGAGGATGTGCATCGCACGG includes:
- the mshC gene encoding cysteine--1-D-myo-inosityl 2-amino-2-deoxy-alpha-D-glucopyranoside ligase, whose amino-acid sequence is MRAWQAPSLPDVAGAAPRPVVHDTATGKPVDPSRGEDRAALYVCGITPYDATHLGHAATYLAFDTLGRAWRDAGLDVEYAQNVTDVDDPLLERAARDGVDWRELAASQIDLFRRDMESLRILPPDDFVAVTDQVDRVAEAVSFLQETGYAYEVPTDGAEGDDLYFDVTRPTESWKLGDESGLDRDTMLTLAAERGGDPERPGKRDPLDPLLWRAAREGEPSWDTEIGPGRPGWHIECSVIAGDRLGLPISVQGGGSDLVFPHHEMSAGHAAALAHQPLAHAYVHTGMIAYQGTKISKSLGNLVTVRGLLDDGADPRAIRLALLSHKYSDDWEWFDTELTSATTRLAGWDAWASGSAAGHADDAADVAARIRARVSDDLDTPGAVAAVDTAIAGGTAVTPELVDLVDALLGIRLG
- a CDS encoding undecaprenyl-diphosphate phosphatase, giving the protein MHILEAIFLGFVQGLTEFLPVSSSAHLRIVGLFLPDAKDPGAAFTAVTQLGTETAVLIYFWKDITRIIGRWFRSVFRRDVPQGDPDVRLGWLVIIGTIPIGIAGLLLKDSIETTFRSLWIVAIVLIVFGVVLGVLDRVGRKERRIEHMTFGGGVLIGLAQVLALVPGVSRSGATVSMGLALGYTRPAAARFAFLLAVPAVFLSGLYEAATSLGDTGAPFGIADTLIATVVAFLVGFVVIAAFMNYISKRSFMPFVVYRIALGIVLIVLLSLGVIQP